The Acipenser ruthenus chromosome 15, fAciRut3.2 maternal haplotype, whole genome shotgun sequence genomic sequence AACCTGGAAAAAATGACTTTAAACTTCTACCTTATCTTATCTCGCTTCTGATGGTGCAAGAGATTGTGCTGGAGTAATCACGTGACAACACAATCTCTCCCCAGAGCACAGGCTGCAATTCCTtctgttataaataaaatagcaggGAGCAGGAAAAGGGAGAAGTGAAAACACAACAGCGATACCGAGCGGTGGTTTCCAGGAACGCGATGGTTAACAAGAACGGGTGTACAGGAACGTCCCCACATGACCATTAACACAGCACAATATTTGAATAGCAattggctttttttctggcattaAATATTCCTTGCAGAGGCGTGCAACTTCTGAGATTAGCAGCTTTGTACAGGGATTGCTTAggagagaaaaatatatatattaaaaataaataaataacccaacCACCAAAAGCATAATGAATGACAAAACCAAAAGAAAGTAGTATAAAAGAAAGTAGCAGCAATGATTTAATTAAttacacatcaaaaaaaaaaaaagatattcagatATCAAATATACAGACTTTGGCTAAATAATAAATTAGCGAATAGGCAGAGGTACAGGATTAGCAATAACTGGAACGTTTAACCTTATCTGAGAATAAGCCACACCAAACAAGAGACTACAACAATTGCATCGTACTTTGCTTGCGTTTTAAAAAGCAGTTTTGGGCACCTTTACCCTCCCCCGGCCGTTCAACCCAAGTTTGAAATGCATCTGTTATTTGACGATTCAGTAGTTGAGGCTGTGGTTGGAACAAGGTGCTGGATTGGAATAACCTGATCAAGGCACAAATGAGTAATAGTGGTTTAGATCACTtctatagaaaaataaagaaaacggtGGCCTTTGAGTGGCAAGGCTCTGTAAAGCAGTGCAAGGAGAGCTTTCCTGCATGACTCAAGTGTGACTAGACTTTGCATATTTCATTGTGCTTCACAGATCTCCCCACTGCCACCCCTCCAGACTGGGAGATCAATGAGATTAGAAAAAGAGAATGGGTCTGGGTGGGCCATGAAATATTTCAATTGATCCAGAACCCCAGGATGCATGGTCAGTTACAGGTCTGCAATCACCCCCCACAGCAGTGAGCAAACAGAGGGAGGGGGCCAGACAGCACAGCCCCTTTGATACAGGCAGTTTCAGCATGCCTGTTCTCTGTCCTTAGCATGAAGTCACTGGAGGAGAAGCTCAGACAACGACAGAGACGCTGCAGTGAAATGTTCCTGCAGAACCTCCGGTCTCCTGTATCACGAGGGGACTCGAATACACACGAGGGACACCCGGACCAGAGCGATCAGCAAGCAAAGGAGTTAAGAAAAGTCTCTGCAGCTTGGAAAAACTGTgagcacaaaatatatataaaagaaaaggaTTAACACTTTTAAAAAGACAGCCCTCTTAAAAATCGAAGCTAGCTGGCTGCTGTCAGTCCTTCCTCTGCAAGCGTCCAGTCTAGCTGGTTCTCAGTCCTTTCGTTCACATCGACTGGCCGGGTAGGGGCTGGGGTTCTAGCTGGTCAGGTGTCCCAGCCCCACAGGGAATCCCTGGGGCAGGGTCTGCTTGAAGACCTCTGGCTTGTGGAAGGCGGGTAGGTAGAGGTGTGGGGGTGCAGTGCCAGGGTACCCCTGAGTTTGGAGATGCCCGTTGCACAGGGGCATTTGTGGGCTGGGATCGAAATACTGCCCCTCTGCACCCTCCTCTTCAAAGGGCAGGGCCAGACGCTTCCCCTTCTGACGTCGATTACAGAACCACACCCGCAccacctgagaggagaggagaggggagaggtcaGGGGGAGCAGAGCGACACACACCACTCTACAAATACAACTTGTACAGTCCAAACAAACATTGCTGGACgagcagaatttataaatgactgcatCTAACACAGCATGCAAGTAAACCAGTGCATAGATGAACTGCACACATTTAATGCAATGtggtattaattatatttttgtctGAGCTCAATGAAAAGgaatatttgtttacattttgaaaatattaacCAGCACCTGTTCATTGTCATTACTTTAGTACAACAGCTGCAAACAAGGACAATGGTTTGACACATTGTAATCTTTAAAATCATTTTGATAATGCAACTACAGTATCCGAACACCAGAAGTCACTACACACCAAGTAAAGGCTATACAATGGCATTCTTGCAAGGTGTAGTATTTCTCCCAGTGAAGGTATTAAAAGGAAAGCAGCATACATCTTTCTCCAGGCGGAGGTCCTCTGCGATCTGCGTGATGTCCTGGGTGTTGGGCTTCGGGCACTTGATGAAGTAGGACTCGAGAGCGCCGCGCACGGTCACCTCCAGGCTGGTCCTGCGCTTCCTCTTCCGGGCGTCAGCAAACACACGCTCAATCTTATACATCTGAGAGAGagagcacgagagagagagagagagagaaagaaagagagagagagagcatctcATTACAGCATTCTCAGGACACACACCAGCCAGGACGGCGCCGTGTTTGGAGCGCCCGTACGCTGCACAGGACGGCGCCGTGTTTGGAGCTGTACTCACATCCTGCGGGTTGTCTGTGTTCTCAGCCTCGTTCAGCCAGCGTTGCAGCAGTGGCTTCAGCTTGCACATGTTCTTGAAGCTCAGCTGCAGAGCTTCGAACCGGCAGATCGTGGTCTGACTGAACATCTTCCCTGCAAGGAGAAGCAGAAGAGACACTCATTGGCACACAGAAGAAATAACCAATACTCCAAAAACACAGGGTCGGAACAGGGGTCAGACATTGAGCAAGACCTCCAGTCGAAATGGATTGCCATTGAATTGAAAGTTCCTTTGTAGCATTTCTAAATGCAGCACTGTTAGGCGTTGAACAGCTTTGGAGGAGTGTGCTCATAGACTGGAAGAGGGCAGTGCCTGGACTCACCGTAGAGGTTGCCCAGCGCCAGCCCCACGTCAGCCTGCGTGAATCCCAGGGTGATCCGCTTGTGTTTCAGTTCCTTGGCAAACTGCTCCAGCTCCTCCGTGGACAAATTCTCCTGAGAACAGACAAGCGAGGCACTGACAAGCAGGGACTTGAGAGCAGGGCTGTGCTGTACCACTCCAGGGCTAACAGGCAAAATGACCGACCACTTCAGGGTTTGGACTGAGGGTTAAATGGTTATATTAAAACCATTTTAGAACAGAGCTGGGACAAAAAGACCAGGAGAGACAATTTCATCACAGAAAACACCCTGAACTAACACTGCAAGACAAAATGAAGTGGCTGACCACAAGAAATAACTAAATCTTACAGCATCACCCATGGACTTCCTGCACGGTCACCCTGCAATAGCAAGTCACCAATACCTAATGCTTGCTTACATAACAGTGCATTATGAAGCCAAACATGCATTAGAACTACTGGTTACAGAATTGGTGGTTATCCATTATAAACAAAATatgagatagagagagacagagacagagagagagagagacagagagatgcaAGCAAGCCCCAGCACAGTGACTGAAATCTAGCGGCGCCTTAGAAGGCACACCTCAAAAAAGGATTGGGGACATTTTGAATTTCTCAGCTTGTGTACTCACAGGCAGCTCGGCTAAAACCTGAACAACTTGataaactgtgtgttttattttacacacactccAATCAATACATGTAAATGTTCTCTTCAGTTTTTTAAAAGGTCAcccaactacaaaaaaaaaaaaatacaaattgtttcACAAATTTAAAATATGTGCAAATTATTACCTCTTCTTCCGAGTCGCTAGACTGCCCCACTTCACTGCCCGCGCCACTGGAGGAGCCGCTGCTCCCGGGGTTCGAGGTCTGTTGCACTGGGACCAGTAGCGTTTGGGGCGCTGCCGTCGTGAAGACACCAGCCGTCGGGTAACTGTGGCTACTGGGCGAAGAGGAGACCGGAGTGGCGGCGGGGGCTGGGGCGTGGGTCAAGCCGGGCCAGAACGAAGGGTTCCAGTGGTTTGAGTGATAAACCCCGGGGGCCATGGTAGCGGGCGGCGGTGGCAGCGCTGATTTTCTTTCAGGCGAGAATTCGTCCAGTTTTTCGGTTTTAATGTCGCTTTTGATCTGATCCCGGGTTTCTGCGATGCGTGGGCTCAGATTCGCCGGTTGGTGGGCTGTGGTCAGTCCCGCTACTTGGCCCGTGAGCTCCGGGGTAGAGAAGGGGTACCAGTGTCTAGCTTGGCTCAGGTCCGCTACCTGAATATCGGGATGTCGATAGTCACCGCCGACTGCAGAAAACGGGAAGAAATGTTGGGCGGCGATACCGTTGTAGCAGGCGGGTTTATTGAACACGGAGTTCGGGTCTTGTAGCATCCCGTTGGCGAACTGAAGAGAAGCGGCTAGGCTCTCCTGCGTGTACATCGTCCGGTGGAGCTCGTGTGCCCGACTGGAAGCCTCCGAACCCGGGGTGACAGACCGATCAGAcatgcttagcttcggagattaATGAATTAGTCAAACGGGTTTGGTATCTCCGGGTTAAAGGCAGCGCAACGTCCAGATGTTAACTTGAATGCGAAGCGGTCCTGGATCGCCAATTCCCGTCACCGAGCTTTCcaaatgtgttgtttgtttggtgttttttaattattattattgttgttgtttaattcATGGTCCTTGCTGTGTCACTCTTTCCTGCTC encodes the following:
- the LOC117396677 gene encoding POU domain, class 5, transcription factor 1; the protein is MSDRSVTPGSEASSRAHELHRTMYTQESLAASLQFANGMLQDPNSVFNKPACYNGIAAQHFFPFSAVGGDYRHPDIQVADLSQARHWYPFSTPELTGQVAGLTTAHQPANLSPRIAETRDQIKSDIKTEKLDEFSPERKSALPPPPATMAPGVYHSNHWNPSFWPGLTHAPAPAATPVSSSPSSHSYPTAGVFTTAAPQTLLVPVQQTSNPGSSGSSSGAGSEVGQSSDSEEEENLSTEELEQFAKELKHKRITLGFTQADVGLALGNLYGKMFSQTTICRFEALQLSFKNMCKLKPLLQRWLNEAENTDNPQDMYKIERVFADARKRKRRTSLEVTVRGALESYFIKCPKPNTQDITQIAEDLRLEKDVVRVWFCNRRQKGKRLALPFEEEGAEGQYFDPSPQMPLCNGHLQTQGYPGTAPPHLYLPAFHKPEVFKQTLPQGFPVGLGHLTS